DNA from Kitasatospora acidiphila:
CCCCGCGGTCGCGCTGCTGCCCTACCTGGTGGTGCTGCTGGCCGTCCCGGTCGGTCCGCACGGCTTCGTCGGGCAGGCGGTCGACGCCGGCATCTTCTTCGTGCTCGCCGTGATGGGCATCGGCGTGCTCGGCTCGCTGATGGCCGGCTGGGCCTCGGCCAACAAGTTCTCGCTGCTCGGCGGTCTGCGCACGGCCGCCCAGCTGATGTCGTACGAGCTGCCGATGCTGCTGGCCGCCGCCTCGGTGGCGATGGCGGCCGGCACCGTCTCGCTCACCGGCATCCTGGGCGCCTTCCACTGGTGGTGGGTGCCGTGGCAGGCGATCGGCGCCTTCGTCTTCTTCACCGCGGGCCTCGCCGAGCTGCAGCGGCCGCCGTTCGACATGCCGGTGGCCGACTCCGAGATCATCTTCGGCGCGTACACCGAGTACACCGGCATCCGCTTCGCGTTCTTCCTGCTCTCCGAGTACGGCGGCATTCTGGTGCTCAGCGCGCTGACCGCGGTGCTCTTCCTCGGCGGCTGGCACGGCCCGCTGCCGGACAGCCTCGGCTGGCTGTGGACGCTGCTGAAGACCTTCGCGCTCGCCTTCGTGGTGATCTGGGCCCGGGTCACCTTCCCGCGGCTGCGCGAGGACCAGCTGATGCGGTTCGCCTGGACCGTGCTGATCCCGCTCGCGCTCCTCCAGCTCGCCCTGACCGGCATCATCAAGGTGGCGATCTCCTAGTGAACCTCCCCGGCTCCGGCCTGGCCAAGGGCCTCGCCGTCACCCTGCGCACCATGACCCGCAAGTCCGTCACCGCGCAGTACCCGGACGCCCAGCCGCTGCTGCCGCCGCGCAGCCGCGGGGTGATCGGGCTGCTGGAGGAGAACTGCACGGTCTGCATGCTCTGCGCCCGGGAGTGCCCGGACTGGTGCATCTACATCGACTCGCACAAGGAGACCCTCCCGGCGGCCGACCCGAACGCCCGGGCCCGCACCCGCAACGTGCTGGACCGGTTCGCCATCGACTTCTCGCTCTGCATGTACTGCGGGATCTGCATCGAGGTCTGCCCGTTCGACGCGCTCTTCTGGTCCCCGGAGTTCGAGTACGCCGAGACCGACATCCTGGAGCTGACCCACGAGCGCGACAAGCTGCGCGAGTGGATGTGGACGGTGCCGCCCCCGCCGGCCCTCGACCCCGCGGCCGAGGACCCCAAGGAGATCACCGCAGCCCGCAAGGCGGCGGAGAAGGCGGCCGCCGCGGCCGGTGATGCGTCATGACCCCGCTGCTGACCGACCGGGTGCTGGCCGCCTCCGGCTCGCTGGCCCCCGCCACCCGGGGCTTCCTCTCCCCGACCGGGGTGGAGATCGTCTTCGTGCTGGTCGGCCTCGCCGTGCTGGGCGCCGCCCTGCTCACCGTGACCACCAAGCAGCTGGTGCACGCCGCGCTCTGGCTGGTGGTCGCCCTCGGCGGCCTGGCGGTGGAGTTCCTGCTGCTCACCGCCGAGTTCGTGGCCTGGGTGCAGGTGCTGATCTACCTGGGCTCGGTGGTGGTGCTGGTGCTCTTCGGACTGATGCTCACCAAGGCCCCGATCGGCCGCTCGCCGGACGCCGACTCGGGCAACCGCTGGGTCGCGCTCGGGGTCGGCCTCGCCACCGCGGCCACCCTGGTGACCCTGGTGGTGGACGCCTTCCGGACCTCCTGGATCGACCTCGGCAGCGGCGGCGGCTCGACCGCGGCCGTCGGCGCCAGCCTGTTCCGCTACTGGGTGCTGCCCTTCGAGGCGCTCTCGGTGCTGCTGCTGGCCGCGCTGGTCGGCGCCGTCGTGATCTCCCGCACCGGCAACGGCGGCGCCGCCAAGCCCCGGGCCGGGAAGCTGCGCAGCCCCCAGCTCTCGACCCGGCCGACGCCCCGGCCCTCGACGCGGCAGGAGAGCTGATCGCCGATGCACCTCGCCTACCCCGTCGTCCTCGCCGCGCTGCTGTTCGGCATCGGCGTCTACGGTGTGCTGGCCCGGCGCAACGCCGTGCTGGTGCTGATGTCGGTCGAGCTGATGCTCAACGCCGTCAACCTGAACCTGGTCGCCTTCGATGCCTGGCTGCGCGACTCGCTGCACGCCGGGCAGGCGCTCACCCTGTTCACCATCACGGTGGCGGCGGCCGAGATCGGCCTCGGCCTGGCCATCGTGCTGCTGGTCTTCCGGACCCGCGGCAGTGCCGACGTGGACCGGATCACCGCGCTCGGCGACCGCGCCGCCGAGATCCCGGCCCAGGCCGAACCCGCACCTGACGCCGTGTCGAAGGGCCAGGCTCTGTGAACATCGCCGTCCCCGCGCTCGTTCCGGCGCTGCCCGCGCTCGGTGCTGCCGCGATCTTCGCCACCGGCCGCCGCGCACCCGGCTGGACCCGCCCGCTGGCGATCCTGCCGGTGCTGGCCGCCGCCGTGCTGGCCCTCACCGCCGCGCTGCAGCTGGGCACCGGCCGGACCCTGAACGCCGCCACCCTGCTCACCCCGACCGGCGGCCCGAACATCTACCTGGCCCTGCACCTGGACGGTTACACCTCGCTGATCACCGTGCTGGTCGGCCTGGTCGCGACCTGCGTGCAGATCTACTCCACCGCCTACCTCAAGGCCGACCCGCGCTACCCGTCCTACGCGGCGCTGGTCTCGCTGTTCACCGCCGCGATGTTCCTGGTGGTCTACTCGGGCGACCTGGTGGTGCTGCTGGTCGGCTGGGAGGTCATGGGCATCTGCTCGTACTTCCTGATCGGCCACCACTGGGAGACGTCGGACGCCCGGGCCGCCTCGCTCAAGGCCTTCCTGGTCACCAAGCTGGGCGACGTGCCGTTCCTGTTCGGCATCTTCCTGCTGGCCGGCGACGCGCACACGTTCCAGATCTCCGGCGTGCTGGACGCCGCCGCCCACGGGCAGCTGCACCACCCCACCCTGATCGCCCTGCTGCTGCTCGCCGGGGTGGCCGGCAAGAGCGCGCAGTTCCCGCTGCACACCTGGCTCCCGGACGCGATGGCCGGCCCCACCCCGGTCTCCGCGCTGATCCACGCGGCCACCATGGTCGCGGCCGGCATCTACCTGGTCGCCCGGCTGCTGCCGGTCTTCCTGCTCTCCGGCGCCGCCCTGGTGGTGCTGGCGGTGCTGGCCGCCGTCACCATGATCGGCTCGGCCCTGTGCGCACTGGCCCAGGACGACATCAAGCGGGTGCTCGCCTACTCCACCGTCGGCCAGCTCGGCTACATGGCCGGCGCGCTGGCCTGCGGCGACCGCGAGGCGGCCGTCTTCCACCTGGTCAGCCACGGCGCCTTCAAGGCCCTGTTGTTCCTGTCGGCCGGCGTGCTGATCCACGCCGCCCACACCAACTCGCTGACCGCGATGTCCAGGATCCCCGGGCTGCGCCACCGGGTGCCGGACGCCCGCTGGACCCTCGGCATCGGCCTGGTCGCGCTGGTCGGCCTGCCGCCGTTCTCCGGCTTCTTCAGCAAGGAGGCGGTCTTCACCGCCGCCGAGCACGCCGCCGACGGGAACGCGCTGACCAACGGCGTCGGCCCGGCGAGCGCGGTGCCGCACGCCGCCGGCTGGATCGTGCTGATCGCCGCCGGGCTCACCGCGGTGCTCACCGCCGCCTACGCCACCCGGCTGTGGCTGCTGGCCTTCCCGGCCAAGGCGGTCGCGGCGGCGGCCCCGAACGGCGGCCCCGAGGCCGGCGCGCCGTACTCGCCCGAGCTCGACGAGGTGGCCCCGGGGCACGCCGAGCCCGCCGCGATGCGCTGGCCGCTCTGGGTGCTGGCCATCCCGACGATCGGCTTCGGCGTGACCGGGCTGAGCCCCCAGTGGCTGCCCGAGCTGCTGGACGGCGGCTCGCTGCGCCCCTCGCTGCCCACCGCGGTGGTCGGCACCGGGCTGGCCGTGGCCGGCGTGCTGATCTGCTGGGCCGCCTGGCGCACGGTCACCACCCGTGCCAAGGGCGTCGCCGACCCCGGCCGGGCGCTGCTCGGCCCGCTGTACCGCTCGGCGCAGCACGGCTTCTTCGTGGACCGGCTGTACAGCGCGGTCTTCGTCCGTCCGACGGTGGCCGCCGCCGAGCTGGTGAAGTTCCTGGACCGCGAGGTGGTCGAGACCTACGTCCAGGGCTCGGGCGGCACGGCCAAGCTGCTCGGCTGGGTGGTGCGGCGCAGCCAGACCGGCAATGCCCAGACCTACCTGAGCGCGCTGCTGGCCGGCGTGGTGCTGATCGCGGTCTTCGTGGCGGTCGGTACATGACCGGGCAGCCGTTCCACCGTCCGTCCCTCGCCCTCGGGAGTCCCCGATGACCGCGCTCCTCATCGCGCTCCTGCTGCTGCCGCTGCTCGGGGCCGCCGCCACCCTCGCCCCGGCCACCGCCTTCGGCCCGGACGAGGAGACCAGGGAGCGCCGCGCACTCGGCTTCAACGCGGTGGTCACCGGCCTGGTGCTGGCCCTCGCGGTGGCGCTGGCGGCCGGGTTCGACCACGGGCACCCGGGCCGGATGCAGGCCGTCGTCGACGTCCGCTGGATCCCGGCGCTCGGGGTGCGGTTCCACCTCGGGGTGGACGGCGTCTCGCTGCCGCTGGTGGTGCTCACCGCGCTGCTGACGTTCCTCTGCGCGATCTACTCGCTCAAGCGGCGGCCGACCGCCGAGGGCACCCCGTCGGCGCGGGCCTTCACCGGGGTCTTCCTGCTGCTGGAAGTCGGCATGCTGGCCACCTTCACGGTGCTGGACCTGCTGCTGTTCTTCCTGGCGTTCGAGATCGTGCTGGTCCCGATGTACTTCCTGATCGCGCGCTGGGGGAGCGGGGCCAAGGTGCCCTCGGCCAACCGCTTCATCCTCTACACGCTGCTCGGTTCGGCGGTGATGCTGCTCGGCTTCCTGCTGGTCGGGCTGAAGGCCGGCACCTTCGACATGACGGCGCTGGCCGCCGCGCACGGCCACGGCCTGTCGCACTCCACCCAGGTGCTGGCGGCGCTGGCGATCGGCCTCGGCCTGGCCGTCAAGGCGCCGGCCTGGCCGCTGCACAGCTGGCTGCCGGACGCGCACACCTCGGCGCCCACGGTCGGCTCGGTGCTGCTGGCCGGCGTGCTGCTGAAGATGGGCACCTACGGCCTGGTCCGGGTGCTGCTCCCGATCGTGCCGGACGGCACCGCGACCTTCGCCCCGTACCTGGGCGCGCTGGCTGCCATCGGCATCGTCTACGGCTCGCTGGCCTGCCTGGCGCTGGCCCGGCCGGGGCGCCGGGGCGACCTCAAGCGGCTGATCGCCTACTCCTCGGTGGGTCACATGGGCTTCGTGCTGCTGGGCATCGCCTCGCTCACCCCGGTGGGCGTCAACGGCGCCCTGTTCGCCAACATCGCCCACGGCCTGATCACCGGCCTGCTGTTCTTCCTGGTCGGTTCACTGAAGGACCGCTACCGGACGTCGGACCTGGACGCCCTGTCAGGCGAGACCGGCGCCGCGCTCTACGGCCGGGCGCCCCGGCTGGGCGCGCTGCTGGCCTTCGCCGCCGTGGCCAGCCTGGGCCTGCCGGGCCTGGCCGGCTTCTGGGGCGAGCTGCTGGCGATGTTCGGTGCCTTCCAGCCAGCCGCCGGTCTGTCCCGCCCCGCCTTCCTCACCTACATGGTGCTGGCCGGCCTCGGCACCCTGCTGACCGCCGCCTACCTGCTGCAGGTGGTGCGCCGCGTCTGCATGGGCGACCCGAAGCAGCCGGCCGTCGCCGAGCCCGCCGAGCTGCGCGGCTACGAGGCGGTCAGCTGGACCCCGCTGGCCGCGCTCACCCTGGTGGCCGGGCTCTGGCCGGCGCTGCTGCTCACCCTCTCCACTCCGGTGGTCAAGCAACTGCTGGGGGTGGGCTGACCGATGACGACTCAGCCGATGGGCACTCATCTGATGGACCTCGCCCTGCCGCACGCCGGCTCGCTGATCCAGTCGGTCGACTGGGTGGCGATCGCCCCGCCGCTGATCGCCGCGGCGGCCGCGCTGCTGGTGCTGCTCGCCGACCTGCTGCTGCCCGAGGCCCGCAAGCGGCTGCTCGGCCCGCTGACCGTGCTGGGCCTGGTCGGCTCGCTGGTGGCGCTGCTGCCGCTGACCGGCCGGACCAGGTCGACCTTCTGCTTCCCCGGCGCCGGCTGCTCCTACACGGCCGACCACTTCGCGCTGGCCTTCCAGCTGCTGGCGCTCGGCGGTGCGCTGATCGCCGCGCTGCTGTCGCTCAGCACGGTGGCCGACGACCGGCTGCCGGCCGGTGAGTACTGGTTCCTGCTGCTCAGCAGCGCGGCCGGGGCGGCGCTGCTGCCCGCCGCCCGGGACCTGGCGACCCTGGTGGTGGCGCTGGAGGTGGTCTCGCTGCCGTCCTTCGCGCTGGTCGCGCTCAAGCGGGACGCCCGCGGCGGTGAGGCGGCGCTGAAGTTCTTCCTCTCCTCGGTCACCGCGACGGCGGTGATGCTGCTCGGCGTCGGCTTCCTCTACGCGGCCACCGGCAGCCTGCAACTGGACGCGGTGGCCCACGGCCTGACCCAGCTGCCGGGGCGGCTGAAGCCGCTGGCCGAGGCCGGGGCCATGCTGGCGCTGGTGGGCTTCGCCTTCAAGGTGGCCGCGGTGCCGTTCCACTTCTGGGTGCCGGACACCTACGCGGGCGCCCCGATCCCGGTCGCCGGCTACCTCTCGGTGGTCGGCAAGGCGGCCGGGTTCGCCGGTCTGGCGCTGGTCACCAGCATCGGCCTGCGGCCCTACGGACACACCTGGGGTCTGCTGCTCGCGGTGCTGGCGGCGGTGACCATGACGGCCGGGAACACCGCCGCGCTGCGCCAGCGCTCCGACTCGGCGCAGGGTGCGGTGCGGCTGCTGGCCTGGTCCTCGGTGGCGCAGGCCGGCTATCTGCTGGTGCCGCTGGCGGCGGCCGGCTACGCGGGCACCCCGCACCCGCTGGGCGCGACCCTCGCCTACGCGCTGATCTACGGGCTGGTCAACCTGGGCGCCTTCGGCGTGGCCGCGCTGGTCGCCCGGACCAGCCCCGCCAACCGGCTGGACGACTACCGAGGCCTGTTCGCCCGGAACCGCGGGGCCGCGCTGGCGCTGGCCTTCTTCCTGCTCTGCCTGGCCGGGCTGCCGCCGGGCGTGGTGGGTCTGTTCGGCAAGGTGGTGGTCTTCCAGGCGGCGGTGAACGCCGGCCTGGGCTGGCTCGCCGTCATCATGGCCGTCAACGTGGTGATCGCGCTCTACTACTACCTGCTGTGGCTGGCGAAGCTCTTCGCGCCCGGCCAGGCAGTCGAGCCGACCCGGGCTCCGGCGCCGCTGGCCGCCACCCTGGGCCTGACCGCCGCAGGCGCGGTGGTGCTCTCCGTCGCCCCCCAGCTGGTGCTCCAGGTGGTGAGCGGCAGCCTGTTCTGAGCCGCCAGGTGGCGGATGCTCTGCGTGCGATCCGGCCCCCCACATGCGAGGAAGGGAACCCGGGCCCTGATCTCCTCCGTTGTCGGTATGACCGAGGGATGAGACAGAGGGCTTCCCACCGCACCATTTGGAGGGGCTGCCGTGCACCGCCACCACAACGGACTCAGAACGGCCGTGCTGCTCGGCACCCTGTCGGCCCTGATCCTGGTGATCGGCAGCTTCTTCGGACGGAACGGGCTGCTGATCGGCCTGGCGGTGGCGCTCGCCACCAACGGCTTCGCCTACTGGAACAGCGACAAGATGGCGCTGCGCGCCATGCGGGCCCGCCCGGTCAGCGAGATCGAGGCGCCCGGGCTCTACCGGATCGTCCGCGAGCTCTCCACCTCGGCCCGGCAGCCGATGCCCCGGCTGTACATCTCGCCGACCCCCGCCCCGAACGCCTTCGCCACCGGCCGCAACCCGCGCAACGCCGCGGTCTGCTGCACCGACGGCATCCTGCAGCTGCTGGACGAGCGGGAGCTGCGCGGGGTGATCGGCCATGAACTCAGCCATGTCTACAACCGCGACATCCTGATCTCGTCGGTGGCCGGAGCGCTGGCCTCGGTGATCATGTTCCTGGTGAATTTCGCCTGGTTGATCCCGTTCGGCCGCGACGAGGACGACAACGGACCCGGGCTCTTCGGCATGCTCGCCATCATGATCCTGGGTCCGATCGCCGCCACCCTGATCCAACTGGCCGTCAGCCGCTCCCGGGAGTACCAGGCCGACGCCGACGGAGCCCGGATCACCGGCGACCCGCTGGCCCTGGCCAGCGCGCTGCGCAAGCTGGAGGTCGGCACCCAGCGGCTGCCGCTGCCGCCCGAGCCCCGGATCCAGACGGCCAGTCATATGATGATCGCTAGCCCGTTCCGCCCGGGGGAGGCCGGATCCCGGCTGTTCTCCACCCACCCCCGATGCGCGAGCGCATCGATCGGCTGGAGCGGATGGCCGGCCGCTGACCCATGGAGTCCGCCGTGTTCATCGTGACCCTGACCTACACCGTGCCGCTGGACATCATCGACGAGTTGCTGCCCGAGCACGTCTCCTGGCTGGAGCAGCAGTACGCGGCGGGCACCCTGCTGGCCTCCGGCCGCCGGGTGCCGCGCACCGGCGGGGTGCTGCTGGCCCGCGCCGCCGACCGGGCCGCGCTGGACGCGGTGCTCGCCACCGACCCCTTCCACCGGGCCCAGGTCACCGAGTACCAGGTGGTGGAGTTCACTGCGACCATGACCGCGCCGGGCCTGGAGGCGCTGCGCGAGCCGGTGGCGTAGCCCCCCAGCCTCCGGCCGGGAGGTGCCCCCAGGCTGAAACGGTCACCCGGCGATCCCGTCCCGTCCGCCCGAGCCATCCCGCGGGTTCACCGGGCGGGGTAGGCAGCGCGCTGACAGGTCGTCGTCAGTCACGATGGAGGGACCGCCGTGTGCGCCAATGAGACCTGCCAACACACTGTTGGGCAGCATCATTTCGGGGATCCGGACCGCCGGGCGCTGCTGCGCACGGCTGGCCGAGTCGTCCGCGGTGGCGATGGACTTCACCGCCACCGGGCAGGGCCGGCAGGTCGGCATCGGGGAGCGGCTCAGCGTGCCCGCCGACGCGCCGGTGGACGTGCGGCTGACCGTCTCCGGGGTGCCGCACGGCACCGTGCGCCTCCTCACCGACGAGGGGCAGCTGCACCAGGAGTCGCTGGGCGCGGACGGCTCCGGAACGGCCACCTGGCGCACCACCGCCTCACTGGCGAGCTATGTGCGCGCCGAGGTGCGGCACCCTCCCCCAGCCTTCGGCCGGGGATGCCCCCACGCCGACGGCTCGCCGGGCCGGGGCAACACCATGGGGCGGAGCCTGCCGTGGGGGCCGATGGCGGCGCTGACCAACCCGATCGTGCTCGCGGCCTCGTAGCCCCGTGGCCGCGGGCTCGCGGGCTACCGCCGGCTGCCGTCCTCGGGCGGCAGCAAGCCGGCCGTGGCCTCGCTCGGGGCCAGCCGGTGCACCACCTCGGCCAGTTGGATGCAGGCCTGCTCGATCCGCTGGTAGGTGTTGCGCTGCTCGGCGATGATCGCGGACAGCAGCAGCCCGGTGAGCGCGGCACAGCCGTTGAGCAGCTGCAGCATCACCATGTCGGCGACCAGCCCGTGGTGGCCGAACGGCCCGGCGTGGTCGGTGGCCGCCGCGACGGTGAGCACCGAGACCAGCAGGACGCAGGGTGCCGCGCCGAGCAGCTGGAACCGCAGCGCGGCCCAGATCAGGAACGGAAAGACCAGGAAGAGCAGGCTCAGCGTGGTGGAGGTGGCGATCACGGTGACGGCGGCGGTGCCGGCCAGCAGCAGGGTCGGCTCCACCCAGTCCCACGGCCCCGGTGCGGTGGGCAGCCGCACGGTGCGCAGCGCCAGCAGCAGCGGGGTGAACACCAGCACGCCCATCGCGTCGCCGGTCCACCAGGCCGACCAGGTGGACCAGAAGTCCTCGGCCGGCAGCGAACCGTCGAGGATCAGCGAGGCCGTGCCGACGCTGGAGCTGATCAGCATCCCGCCGAACGCGCCCAGGAAGACCAGCGCCACCCCGTCGCGCAGCCGGTCCAGCTCGATCCGGAACCCGGCCCGGTGCAGCATCAGGCAGGCGGCCACCGGAGCCAGGGTGTTCCCGGCCACGATGCCGATGGAGCCCAGGTGCGGCGGGCCGCTGGTGATGATCACCAGGAAGGCGCCCAGCGCCACGCCCGGCCACATGCCGAGCCCGAACAGCAGCAGGCAGGTGACGGCGATCCCGGTCGGCGGCCAGAGCGGGGTGACCTTCGCCCCGGCGACCACCACCTGCAGCAGCAGGCCCAGCCGGCCGGCGGCGAGGTAGACCGCGGCCACCGCGAGCAGGCGCACGGCGGTCACGGCCGGCTGGCGAAGGTCGCGGTAGCTGGGCACGGTGATCGGCGGCACAGCAGTCATCAGACTACGTCCGGGCGGCGATGGCGGGTGTGACACGCGCGGCCCGCGGCGGCGCTAGTCGTCGTAGCGCAGCACCAGCACGGCGGCGTCGTCGGTGTGCCCGGTCAGGTCGGCCACCCGCAGCAGCTCGGTGGCCAGCTCGCCGGGCTCGTCCGCCACCCGCGCCCGCAGCACGGCCGCCACCCGGTCCAGGCCCGCCTCGATCGGGAACGCGGGCCCCTCGATCACCCCGTCGGTGACCAGCACGAAGACCCCGCTCCCGGCCAGCCGGTGGTGGGTCACCGGGTACTTCTCGCCGGGCAGCACGCCGAGCGGCGGGCCGCCCTCGTCGGTGCAGTGCCCCCAGCGGCCGTCGGTGTTCGCCCAGACCGGCGGCACGTGCCCGGCCCGGGCGTGCGCCA
Protein-coding regions in this window:
- a CDS encoding NADH-quinone oxidoreductase subunit 5 family protein, with amino-acid sequence MNIAVPALVPALPALGAAAIFATGRRAPGWTRPLAILPVLAAAVLALTAALQLGTGRTLNAATLLTPTGGPNIYLALHLDGYTSLITVLVGLVATCVQIYSTAYLKADPRYPSYAALVSLFTAAMFLVVYSGDLVVLLVGWEVMGICSYFLIGHHWETSDARAASLKAFLVTKLGDVPFLFGIFLLAGDAHTFQISGVLDAAAHGQLHHPTLIALLLLAGVAGKSAQFPLHTWLPDAMAGPTPVSALIHAATMVAAGIYLVARLLPVFLLSGAALVVLAVLAAVTMIGSALCALAQDDIKRVLAYSTVGQLGYMAGALACGDREAAVFHLVSHGAFKALLFLSAGVLIHAAHTNSLTAMSRIPGLRHRVPDARWTLGIGLVALVGLPPFSGFFSKEAVFTAAEHAADGNALTNGVGPASAVPHAAGWIVLIAAGLTAVLTAAYATRLWLLAFPAKAVAAAAPNGGPEAGAPYSPELDEVAPGHAEPAAMRWPLWVLAIPTIGFGVTGLSPQWLPELLDGGSLRPSLPTAVVGTGLAVAGVLICWAAWRTVTTRAKGVADPGRALLGPLYRSAQHGFFVDRLYSAVFVRPTVAAAELVKFLDREVVETYVQGSGGTAKLLGWVVRRSQTGNAQTYLSALLAGVVLIAVFVAVGT
- a CDS encoding YciI family protein, yielding MFIVTLTYTVPLDIIDELLPEHVSWLEQQYAAGTLLASGRRVPRTGGVLLARAADRAALDAVLATDPFHRAQVTEYQVVEFTATMTAPGLEALREPVA
- a CDS encoding CehA/McbA family metallohydrolase domain-containing protein; protein product: MGSIISGIRTAGRCCARLAESSAVAMDFTATGQGRQVGIGERLSVPADAPVDVRLTVSGVPHGTVRLLTDEGQLHQESLGADGSGTATWRTTASLASYVRAEVRHPPPAFGRGCPHADGSPGRGNTMGRSLPWGPMAALTNPIVLAAS
- a CDS encoding 4Fe-4S binding protein, whose protein sequence is MTRKSVTAQYPDAQPLLPPRSRGVIGLLEENCTVCMLCARECPDWCIYIDSHKETLPAADPNARARTRNVLDRFAIDFSLCMYCGICIEVCPFDALFWSPEFEYAETDILELTHERDKLREWMWTVPPPPALDPAAEDPKEITAARKAAEKAAAAAGDAS
- a CDS encoding MASE1 domain-containing protein, with translation MTAVPPITVPSYRDLRQPAVTAVRLLAVAAVYLAAGRLGLLLQVVVAGAKVTPLWPPTGIAVTCLLLFGLGMWPGVALGAFLVIITSGPPHLGSIGIVAGNTLAPVAACLMLHRAGFRIELDRLRDGVALVFLGAFGGMLISSSVGTASLILDGSLPAEDFWSTWSAWWTGDAMGVLVFTPLLLALRTVRLPTAPGPWDWVEPTLLLAGTAAVTVIATSTTLSLLFLVFPFLIWAALRFQLLGAAPCVLLVSVLTVAAATDHAGPFGHHGLVADMVMLQLLNGCAALTGLLLSAIIAEQRNTYQRIEQACIQLAEVVHRLAPSEATAGLLPPEDGSRR
- a CDS encoding complex I subunit 4 family protein yields the protein MTALLIALLLLPLLGAAATLAPATAFGPDEETRERRALGFNAVVTGLVLALAVALAAGFDHGHPGRMQAVVDVRWIPALGVRFHLGVDGVSLPLVVLTALLTFLCAIYSLKRRPTAEGTPSARAFTGVFLLLEVGMLATFTVLDLLLFFLAFEIVLVPMYFLIARWGSGAKVPSANRFILYTLLGSAVMLLGFLLVGLKAGTFDMTALAAAHGHGLSHSTQVLAALAIGLGLAVKAPAWPLHSWLPDAHTSAPTVGSVLLAGVLLKMGTYGLVRVLLPIVPDGTATFAPYLGALAAIGIVYGSLACLALARPGRRGDLKRLIAYSSVGHMGFVLLGIASLTPVGVNGALFANIAHGLITGLLFFLVGSLKDRYRTSDLDALSGETGAALYGRAPRLGALLAFAAVASLGLPGLAGFWGELLAMFGAFQPAAGLSRPAFLTYMVLAGLGTLLTAAYLLQVVRRVCMGDPKQPAVAEPAELRGYEAVSWTPLAALTLVAGLWPALLLTLSTPVVKQLLGVG
- a CDS encoding NADH-quinone oxidoreductase subunit J family protein, producing MTPLLTDRVLAASGSLAPATRGFLSPTGVEIVFVLVGLAVLGAALLTVTTKQLVHAALWLVVALGGLAVEFLLLTAEFVAWVQVLIYLGSVVVLVLFGLMLTKAPIGRSPDADSGNRWVALGVGLATAATLVTLVVDAFRTSWIDLGSGGGSTAAVGASLFRYWVLPFEALSVLLLAALVGAVVISRTGNGGAAKPRAGKLRSPQLSTRPTPRPSTRQES
- a CDS encoding NADH-quinone oxidoreductase subunit N, which produces MTTQPMGTHLMDLALPHAGSLIQSVDWVAIAPPLIAAAAALLVLLADLLLPEARKRLLGPLTVLGLVGSLVALLPLTGRTRSTFCFPGAGCSYTADHFALAFQLLALGGALIAALLSLSTVADDRLPAGEYWFLLLSSAAGAALLPAARDLATLVVALEVVSLPSFALVALKRDARGGEAALKFFLSSVTATAVMLLGVGFLYAATGSLQLDAVAHGLTQLPGRLKPLAEAGAMLALVGFAFKVAAVPFHFWVPDTYAGAPIPVAGYLSVVGKAAGFAGLALVTSIGLRPYGHTWGLLLAVLAAVTMTAGNTAALRQRSDSAQGAVRLLAWSSVAQAGYLLVPLAAAGYAGTPHPLGATLAYALIYGLVNLGAFGVAALVARTSPANRLDDYRGLFARNRGAALALAFFLLCLAGLPPGVVGLFGKVVVFQAAVNAGLGWLAVIMAVNVVIALYYYLLWLAKLFAPGQAVEPTRAPAPLAATLGLTAAGAVVLSVAPQLVLQVVSGSLF
- the nuoK gene encoding NADH-quinone oxidoreductase subunit NuoK; this translates as MHLAYPVVLAALLFGIGVYGVLARRNAVLVLMSVELMLNAVNLNLVAFDAWLRDSLHAGQALTLFTITVAAAEIGLGLAIVLLVFRTRGSADVDRITALGDRAAEIPAQAEPAPDAVSKGQAL
- a CDS encoding complex I subunit 1/NuoH family protein yields the protein MTLPLVIGQTEHKVMAHMQGRLGPMYAGGFHGWAQLVADGVKFAQKEDVVPAGADRRVFQLAPAVALLPYLVVLLAVPVGPHGFVGQAVDAGIFFVLAVMGIGVLGSLMAGWASANKFSLLGGLRTAAQLMSYELPMLLAAASVAMAAGTVSLTGILGAFHWWWVPWQAIGAFVFFTAGLAELQRPPFDMPVADSEIIFGAYTEYTGIRFAFFLLSEYGGILVLSALTAVLFLGGWHGPLPDSLGWLWTLLKTFALAFVVIWARVTFPRLREDQLMRFAWTVLIPLALLQLALTGIIKVAIS